One stretch of Methanofastidiosum sp. DNA includes these proteins:
- a CDS encoding FHA domain-containing protein, which yields MSQARGGFYRVPIVVTLVSSLSILLGFILVLASIYSSVIFYEPVMILPAIFGVFFVIIGYFVYKGRNWARFGIIILLAALSVISLLATTVPELGEILGKIKYIGSLLLLPLPILGVSLVVILLLVLHKQTAQYFKYIEDVGTISFRLDKKRPAETAPEQTLFSKPPTTGGVRINPTLAQPYRRPGDSYGDTILQDSLRRPGAVPQDDKTVVGRKVEIAANPSYILYHPQETIRVVNEIHRIFGREDFERFVTPLEAQSISRKTSGGHFRITMALNEQTEQVRYYLEDLESSNGTKVNGVDVRKGEKVLLKHSDIITVGKSMKIEFKAL from the coding sequence ATGAGTCAAGCAAGAGGAGGATTTTATAGAGTACCAATAGTTGTCACTCTAGTTTCCTCGCTATCAATTTTATTAGGATTTATTTTGGTGCTGGCATCAATCTATTCCTCAGTTATTTTTTACGAGCCCGTGATGATACTGCCCGCAATATTTGGGGTTTTTTTCGTAATCATAGGGTACTTCGTATACAAGGGAAGAAATTGGGCAAGGTTTGGGATTATAATACTCCTAGCAGCACTTTCAGTCATATCCCTACTCGCAACTACAGTTCCAGAGCTGGGAGAGATACTTGGGAAGATTAAGTATATAGGAAGCCTTCTCTTGCTTCCTTTACCTATATTGGGGGTATCTTTAGTTGTTATACTCCTACTGGTCTTGCACAAACAGACCGCCCAGTACTTCAAGTACATCGAGGACGTTGGCACAATTAGCTTCAGATTGGACAAGAAAAGGCCAGCTGAAACTGCGCCGGAGCAGACACTGTTCAGCAAGCCACCGACAACAGGCGGGGTAAGGATAAACCCAACTTTAGCCCAGCCTTATAGAAGGCCCGGGGATTCCTACGGCGACACGATACTTCAAGATAGCCTAAGAAGGCCAGGGGCAGTACCTCAGGACGATAAAACTGTTGTAGGCAGGAAGGTAGAGATAGCGGCAAACCCATCTTATATCCTGTACCACCCACAGGAAACTATTAGGGTAGTAAACGAGATCCACAGGATCTTTGGCAGGGAGGACTTTGAGAGGTTTGTCACACCCCTAGAGGCCCAGTCAATTTCTAGAAAAACTAGCGGTGGGCACTTCAGGATAACTATGGCCTTAAACGAGCAGACCGAGCAGGTAAGGTACTACCTAGAGGACCTTGAAAGCAGCAACGGCACAAAGGTGAATGGCGTTGATGTTAGAAAGGGAGAGAAGGTCCTTCTAAAGCACTCAGACATCATAACAGTAGGAAAATCGATGAAGATAGAGTTCAAAGCTCTATAA
- a CDS encoding tetratricopeptide repeat protein, with the protein MSLLGPMVQLTCPYCNSEIDENMSTCPKCNSKLKTICPNCKKIINTNWRECPNCGQAVTDGSVARPAPSDIPVETKTQIYSDNVPIETKTQIYSNAPPTVAQQNPEFNGGNIGHTSNEIFKSYKKPYSKKFLASIFAVLLLSSIIVIVLGLMHNVNRYYEEGVSYYNEKNYDEAITNFEKVVMINPNNQNAREYLAYSWYGKGIEFNKQSKYSEAIICYDKAIEVDPNYANAWNDKGVALKNQGKYDEAIACYDRAIEINPDYKQAWNNKGIVYFNMGNYSDAIICYDRAIAIDPNYTEAIRNRDNALLRL; encoded by the coding sequence ATGTCCTTGTTAGGTCCCATGGTGCAGTTAACATGCCCTTACTGTAATTCTGAGATTGACGAGAATATGTCAACATGCCCTAAATGTAACTCCAAGCTCAAAACTATATGTCCAAACTGTAAAAAAATAATCAACACCAACTGGAGGGAGTGCCCTAACTGCGGGCAAGCCGTTACCGATGGGTCAGTAGCTCGCCCAGCGCCCAGTGATATACCTGTGGAAACTAAGACACAGATCTATTCAGATAACGTCCCCATAGAAACAAAAACCCAGATCTATAGCAATGCCCCCCCTACTGTGGCTCAACAGAATCCAGAGTTTAATGGTGGAAATATTGGGCATACCTCAAATGAAATATTTAAGTCCTATAAGAAGCCCTATTCTAAGAAATTTTTAGCATCTATATTCGCCGTTTTATTGTTATCATCAATTATTGTGATTGTTTTGGGATTAATGCATAACGTCAACAGGTATTATGAGGAGGGCGTTTCATACTACAACGAAAAAAATTATGACGAGGCGATAACAAACTTTGAGAAAGTTGTAATGATTAATCCAAACAATCAAAATGCTAGGGAATACCTTGCATATTCCTGGTATGGCAAAGGGATAGAATTCAATAAGCAGAGCAAGTACTCCGAAGCCATAATCTGCTACGACAAGGCAATTGAGGTAGACCCAAACTACGCAAATGCATGGAATGACAAAGGGGTAGCTCTAAAGAATCAGGGCAAATACGATGAGGCGATAGCCTGCTACGATAGGGCAATTGAAATTAATCCAGACTACAAGCAGGCGTGGAACAATAAGGGGATTGTCTATTTTAACATGGGAAACTATTCTGATGCTATAATCTGCTATGATAGGGCGATAGCCATTGATCCAAACTATACAGAGGCTATCAGGAACAGGGACAATGCACTTTTGAGGCTATGA